A stretch of the Trichocoleus desertorum ATA4-8-CV12 genome encodes the following:
- a CDS encoding histone deacetylase codes for MDLPLVYNSVYVAPLLAGHRFPMAKFKLLYDRLLADGVAHLEQFFTPERPTQTVLELVHTPDYVQAYCDGTLDPKTQRRIGLPWSPALVDRTCTAVGGTILTAQLALQQGLACNTAGGTHHAFPSYGSGFCIFNDLAIAARALQKLGLVEKVLIVDLDVHQGDGTAAIFQNDPSVFTFSMHCEVNFPGTKQTSDLDVPLPIGMEDDAYLQTLAAYLPDLLSEVRPGLVLYDAGVDPHLGDRLGKLALTDTGLFRREMQVLSTCVAAGYPVACVIGGGYADDLNALVYRHSLLHRAASDVYRQYRL; via the coding sequence ATGGACTTACCCCTGGTTTATAACTCTGTTTATGTCGCGCCCTTACTAGCAGGTCACCGTTTTCCGATGGCAAAGTTTAAGTTGCTGTACGACAGGCTGCTGGCTGATGGGGTAGCGCATCTAGAACAATTTTTTACTCCAGAGCGGCCCACACAAACAGTCCTTGAACTCGTCCATACTCCGGATTATGTGCAAGCGTATTGTGATGGCACCCTGGACCCTAAGACCCAACGACGAATTGGCTTGCCCTGGAGCCCAGCTCTGGTCGATCGCACCTGTACTGCGGTGGGAGGAACGATTCTCACAGCACAGTTAGCTCTACAACAGGGACTTGCTTGCAATACGGCAGGAGGAACTCACCACGCATTTCCCAGTTATGGCTCTGGATTCTGCATCTTTAACGATTTGGCGATCGCAGCTCGTGCTCTGCAAAAGCTGGGTCTGGTCGAGAAAGTTTTGATCGTTGACTTAGATGTACACCAAGGCGATGGTACGGCTGCAATCTTTCAGAATGATCCGAGCGTCTTCACGTTCTCGATGCATTGCGAAGTTAACTTTCCAGGCACCAAGCAGACAAGTGATTTGGATGTGCCTTTGCCCATTGGGATGGAAGACGATGCCTATCTACAAACTCTAGCTGCCTATTTACCCGATTTACTGAGTGAAGTACGTCCAGGTCTAGTCCTCTACGATGCAGGGGTTGATCCGCACTTAGGCGATCGCTTAGGCAAACTAGCACTCACCGATACAGGTTTATTCCGGCGAGAAATGCAAGTCTTGAGTACCTGTGTGGCGGCAGGCTATCCAGTGGCTTGCGTCATTGGGGGTGGCTATGCTGATGATCTCAACGCTTTAGTGTATCGGCACTCATTGCTGCATCGTGCTGCGAGTGATGTGTATCGGCAATACCGACTATGA
- the hpsE gene encoding hormogonium polysaccharide biosynthesis glycosyltransferase HpsE has product MSSSQTFHGSSPILASKPLSPEFTVAIPTYNGEHRLPELLERLRSQVNTDHFRWEILLVDNNSTDQTADVIRTFQADWPDRYPIRYVFEGRQGSAYARQRAVQEAESELIGFLDDDNIPAQDWVAAAYAFAHTHPRAGAYASQIHGDFEVEPPQNFRRIAGFLAITERGPQPLLYDPGKKLLPPSAGLVVRKSVWSRYAPQTFTLKGRVGESQGQAIAVSEPGEDLELLLHIQNAGWEIWYNPDMEMHHKIPHWRFERDYLLAMFRGIGLSRYYTRMLSVKPWQRPLATVAYTLNDMRKILRHWLKYRAVIPQDLVATCEMELFRHSLLSPLYHWKKTLEN; this is encoded by the coding sequence ATGTCCTCCTCTCAGACATTCCACGGTAGCAGCCCTATTCTTGCCTCTAAGCCCCTCTCGCCCGAATTCACAGTTGCCATCCCCACATACAACGGTGAGCACCGCTTGCCTGAGTTGTTGGAGCGTTTGCGATCGCAGGTGAATACAGATCATTTCCGCTGGGAAATTCTTCTGGTTGACAATAACAGTACAGACCAGACTGCTGATGTCATTCGCACCTTCCAAGCAGATTGGCCTGATCGGTATCCTATCCGGTACGTGTTCGAAGGTCGCCAAGGATCTGCTTATGCAAGGCAGCGAGCAGTGCAAGAAGCCGAAAGCGAGCTGATTGGTTTTTTAGATGATGACAATATTCCAGCCCAAGACTGGGTGGCAGCAGCTTATGCCTTTGCTCACACTCACCCTAGGGCAGGAGCTTACGCGAGTCAAATCCACGGTGACTTCGAAGTCGAGCCTCCTCAAAACTTTCGAAGAATTGCTGGTTTTTTAGCGATTACTGAACGCGGTCCCCAGCCACTGCTGTACGATCCTGGCAAAAAGCTGTTGCCTCCCTCAGCAGGCTTGGTGGTGCGAAAAAGTGTTTGGAGTCGCTACGCGCCTCAGACTTTTACCTTAAAAGGAAGAGTCGGTGAGTCTCAGGGGCAAGCGATCGCTGTCAGCGAACCGGGTGAAGATCTAGAACTTCTCTTGCATATTCAGAATGCAGGTTGGGAAATTTGGTACAACCCAGACATGGAAATGCACCACAAAATTCCCCACTGGCGTTTTGAGCGAGATTATCTGCTAGCAATGTTTCGAGGGATTGGTCTGAGTCGCTACTACACGCGCATGCTTAGTGTCAAACCCTGGCAGCGTCCACTAGCAACGGTAGCCTATACTCTGAACGATATGCGCAAAATCCTTCGGCACTGGCTGAAGTACAGAGCAGTCATCCCTCAAGATCTGGTAGCGACTTGCGAAATGGAGCTATTCCGCCACAGTTTGCTGAGCCCTCTCTACCACTGGAAGAAAACCCTAGAAAACTAA
- a CDS encoding CsbD family protein, with protein sequence MSAEDRAKATGKNIEGKAQEAWGNVTGDPKDQAEGQAKQVESQAGHAKEDIKDNIKKAVD encoded by the coding sequence ATGAGTGCAGAAGATAGAGCTAAAGCCACTGGCAAAAACATCGAAGGGAAAGCTCAAGAAGCTTGGGGCAACGTAACTGGAGATCCTAAGGATCAAGCAGAAGGGCAAGCTAAGCAAGTCGAATCTCAAGCTGGCCACGCTAAAGAAGATATCAAAGATAATATCAAGAAAGCCGTTGACTAG
- the uvrB gene encoding excinuclease ABC subunit UvrB, whose product MAQFQIHAPFQPTGDQPKAIQQLTHSLQSGERFQTLLGATGTGKTFTVASVIEKVGKPTLVLAHNKTLAAQLCNELREFFPNNAVEYFISYYDYYQPEAYIPVTDTYIEKTASINEEIDMLRHSATRSLFERRDVIVVASISCIYGLGIPSEYLNAAVPLRVGMEADQRQILRDLASVQYSRNDLEMGRGRFRVKGDVLEIGPAYEDRIIRVEFFGDEIDAIRYIDPVTGTTLQSMEGVNIYPARHFVTPEDRLEEACNAIEQELRDRLEILEQNNKLLEAQRLEQRTRYDLELLREVGYCNGVENYSRHLAGRQAGDPPECLIDYFPEDWLLVVDESHVTVPQIRGMYNGDQSRKQVLIEHGFRLPSAADNRPLKSEEFWGKAKQCIFVSATPGDWEMGISEGRVVEQVIRPTAVLDPEIFVRPTTGQIDDLFGEIQERVQLQERVLITTLTKRMAEDLTEYLQERQVRVRYLHSEIHSIERIEILQELREGTFDVLIGVNLLREGLDLPEVSLVAILDADKEGFLRAARSLIQTIGRAARHIRGQAILYADNLTDSMAKAISETERRRAVQTEYNTKHGLTPQPIIKKSTNAILSFLEVSRRLNAQELEQVYEQASDLPLENIPQLIGQLEAQMKEAAKKLEFEEAAKYRDRIKHLRDKLLGR is encoded by the coding sequence ATGGCGCAATTCCAAATTCACGCTCCCTTTCAACCCACCGGGGATCAACCTAAGGCCATTCAACAACTTACCCACAGCCTCCAGTCGGGTGAGCGCTTTCAAACGTTGCTAGGGGCCACGGGTACGGGCAAAACCTTTACAGTTGCGTCTGTAATTGAGAAGGTGGGCAAACCGACCCTGGTTTTGGCTCATAACAAAACCTTGGCTGCTCAGCTTTGCAATGAGTTGCGAGAGTTCTTCCCCAACAACGCCGTTGAGTATTTCATCAGCTATTACGACTATTACCAACCGGAAGCTTATATTCCGGTGACCGATACTTATATTGAAAAGACAGCTTCGATCAACGAAGAAATTGATATGCTGCGGCACTCCGCCACGCGATCGCTGTTTGAGCGTCGTGATGTGATTGTCGTCGCCTCCATTAGCTGTATTTACGGCTTAGGCATTCCCTCCGAATATCTGAATGCAGCAGTGCCCCTGCGCGTGGGAATGGAAGCCGATCAACGCCAGATTCTGCGCGATTTAGCTTCTGTGCAGTATTCTCGCAATGACCTGGAAATGGGGCGCGGTCGCTTCCGAGTCAAAGGGGACGTGCTGGAAATTGGCCCTGCTTATGAAGATCGCATTATTCGAGTAGAGTTTTTTGGCGACGAGATTGACGCGATTCGCTACATCGATCCTGTGACTGGCACAACGCTACAAAGCATGGAAGGGGTGAATATCTACCCAGCTCGCCACTTTGTTACCCCCGAAGACCGCCTAGAGGAAGCCTGCAACGCGATTGAACAAGAATTGCGCGATCGCCTGGAAATTCTAGAGCAAAACAACAAGCTTCTAGAAGCCCAACGCCTAGAGCAACGCACTCGCTACGACCTGGAATTGCTACGGGAGGTGGGCTACTGCAACGGCGTGGAAAACTACTCGCGCCATCTAGCCGGACGACAAGCGGGAGATCCACCCGAATGCTTGATCGACTACTTCCCCGAAGATTGGCTCCTCGTCGTAGACGAATCCCACGTCACGGTGCCTCAGATTCGTGGCATGTACAACGGTGACCAATCCCGCAAACAAGTGTTGATTGAGCACGGATTTCGTCTACCCAGTGCCGCTGACAACCGCCCCCTTAAGTCTGAGGAGTTTTGGGGCAAGGCAAAACAGTGCATTTTTGTCTCTGCCACTCCTGGAGACTGGGAGATGGGGATTTCTGAAGGTCGAGTGGTAGAGCAGGTGATTCGGCCTACTGCGGTGCTCGATCCCGAAATTTTCGTCCGTCCGACTACAGGACAAATTGATGATTTGTTTGGCGAAATTCAAGAGCGGGTGCAGCTTCAGGAACGGGTGTTGATTACGACGCTGACGAAGCGCATGGCCGAGGATTTAACTGAGTACTTACAAGAGCGCCAAGTCCGGGTTCGCTACCTGCACTCAGAAATTCACTCGATCGAACGGATTGAGATTCTGCAAGAGTTACGCGAAGGCACCTTTGATGTATTGATCGGTGTCAACCTGCTGCGCGAAGGGTTGGATCTGCCAGAAGTTTCGCTGGTGGCAATTTTAGATGCTGATAAAGAAGGTTTCTTACGAGCGGCGCGATCGCTGATTCAAACCATTGGTCGAGCCGCCCGTCATATCCGAGGCCAAGCCATTCTCTACGCAGATAACCTAACTGACAGTATGGCCAAGGCTATCAGCGAAACCGAACGGCGGCGGGCTGTACAAACGGAGTACAACACCAAGCACGGCTTAACCCCACAGCCAATCATCAAAAAATCTACCAATGCCATTTTGTCGTTTTTGGAAGTGTCCCGCCGTCTGAATGCTCAAGAACTAGAGCAAGTGTATGAGCAAGCAAGCGATCTGCCATTAGAGAACATTCCGCAGCTCATTGGTCAGCTAGAAGCTCAAATGAAGGAAGCGGCAAAAAAATTAGAGTTTGAAGAAGCGGCTAAGTATCGCGATCGCATCAAGCACTTACGGGACAAGCTATTAGGGCGTTAA